In Pseudomonas putida, a genomic segment contains:
- a CDS encoding hydrolase: MPTFTTTFRPAAGLSNPHLQTLWGPLWRKLPTLERNRERLWLADGDFLDLDWHGPHQADAPLVLVLHGLTGSSHSPYVKGLQQSLQARGWASVAVNWRGCSGEPNLLPRSYHSGASEDLAEVVAHLRAQRPLAPLYAVGYSLGGNVLLKYLGESGATSGLEAAVAVSVPFRLDQCADRIGQGFSKVYQAHFMREMLAYVQLKQRHFRDQGQHEGLATLDRLGPLRNLRTFWDFDGKVTAPLNGFTDAHDYYRRSSSRYFLGQNRTPTLIIHANDDPFVSSHSLPTTDELAPQTQLELHRRGGHVGFVEGSLRNPSYYLERRIPQWLVEGR, from the coding sequence ATGCCCACCTTCACCACCACCTTCCGTCCGGCCGCCGGCCTGTCCAACCCCCACTTGCAGACCCTGTGGGGGCCGCTATGGCGCAAGCTACCCACGCTCGAGCGCAACCGCGAACGCCTGTGGCTGGCCGATGGCGACTTTCTCGACCTCGACTGGCACGGCCCGCATCAGGCCGACGCGCCGCTGGTCCTGGTGCTGCATGGCCTCACCGGCTCGTCCCACTCGCCCTATGTCAAAGGCTTGCAGCAATCGCTGCAGGCTCGTGGCTGGGCCAGCGTCGCGGTGAACTGGCGCGGATGCTCGGGTGAGCCGAACCTGTTGCCACGCAGCTACCACTCCGGTGCCAGCGAAGACCTGGCCGAGGTGGTCGCCCACCTGCGCGCCCAGCGTCCCTTGGCGCCGTTGTACGCGGTCGGCTATTCGCTGGGGGGCAATGTATTGCTCAAGTATCTGGGTGAAAGCGGCGCCACTAGCGGGCTGGAGGCAGCGGTGGCGGTTTCGGTGCCGTTTCGCCTGGATCAATGCGCCGACCGCATTGGCCAGGGCTTTTCCAAGGTCTACCAGGCGCACTTCATGCGCGAGATGCTGGCCTATGTGCAGTTGAAGCAACGCCACTTCCGCGACCAGGGGCAACACGAGGGCTTGGCTACCCTCGACCGCCTGGGGCCATTGCGCAACCTGCGCACATTCTGGGATTTCGACGGCAAGGTGACCGCGCCGCTCAATGGCTTTACCGATGCGCACGACTACTATCGGCGCTCATCGAGCCGCTATTTCCTTGGGCAGAATCGCACACCGACGCTGATCATCCATGCCAACGACGATCCGTTCGTCTCCAGCCACAGTCTGCCCACGACCGATGAACTGGCGCCGCAAACGCAGCTCGAGCTGCATAGGCGTGGCGGCCAC